The genomic DNA cacacatgcaaacataagGTCACttaggagagacagaaaaaggctatttcattttaatggatGAGAGAGCTGGTGAACATGTATGGTTTACATACCAACAAAGTCCCGTTGTCCTGTGGCATCCATGCTGTTAAGACTGACGCTCTCAAACTCCAACTCTGCAGATGAGGAGAAATGaaattgtttcagtttttaaaaatacttatttcattAATAAACAAGACAGCTGCCAAAAAAAGTGCAGTTTTGACAGGAGAGTAATAATCTGGTAGTATTTTAGACAAGTCGCCTGACCTTTCCGCAGTAGTTCCCTGTCTATGTCAAAAGGTGTTCCAGCGATGGCCCCactgaaaacaagaagaaatatTCTCAATAGCTGCTCCTCTCTGTGGATGAAAACCAGTGTCAGATAGTTAGTGTGTTCACAGCGTACCTGCCAAGAGGTAAAACATTAACTCTTTTCTTGATCTCCAGAAGTCGGTCAACATCTCTGCTTAGAGCTACAGCATGACTGAGGGTTGGTTCAACCAGCGAGcagggaaacaaacacacaagactGACATGAACATTACatcatcaaatataaaaaaggtgGTAGACATGTAGGATTCACTTCATTTAAGGTCACCTTAGAATCCAGTGGCTccatctgattggctgagctcTCTGCATGTGGGTGTAACCAGGAAACAGGACGTCAATTTCTCTGAGGTTCAAAGGAGGATATAGGGCAACTTTAAAAAAGCAATGttacaagtgtgtgtttgcgtgtacCACTGTCTATCTGTCTTACGCTGCTGCTCGCTCCACCATGGTAGACATCAGCTGTAGGGCATTGTCCTTCAGGGTTGAGATGGCATCTCTCAGCCACAACCTCATGTCAGTCACAACCtgctcaacacacacagcacagtcaGTCTCACTTTATCAGGTACTATAGCTAACGTGGCTGCAACTCCAAATAGTTATTCAGTCACTACAGTTTTAATATTATAAAGACAAACCTGGTCGTTTCTGCTCCTGCCAGTGTGCAGCTTCCCTGCAGGTGCACTTATCAACTcctaaaaacaaaggaaaatacaTGCAGTGAAACAGCTACAACATTGCTCATCACATACATcctcaaacatttaaacagttatACTGCTACGTATATAGCCCATAACTGAAAGgataaaaatacttaaatgatCCTGTCATGTCTGCCTCCTTATTGAGTTAGAGGACTCATTCGTAGAAGTGTCCCTTGtcacaaaacaatatttatgtaGGAAAACCTTGAACTCTCATATATATTTCTATGAAATCCAATTTTACTCACTTAATGAAAGACAAACAAGCTCTACCTCACCTTCAGCCTGCGCTCATTGGCAGTATGAATGTCTTCATCTTCAGGTTTGATCACAAAAACACCTTTGGACCACTCTACAGAAATCTGGAGGTTAAAAAAGGATTGTATCAACAAGTAGGCTAATagatacacataaacacagtacTTATAAATAGTAATAGCGCACACATATGGACCCTGAATTAAAAGCCTCAATAGCCACTTATGTTTGACTGTATAGCAAATTATCAACATCATATTATGTGTTTCTGTATTGTATTGGTTGCCTTATGCCACTTGCATTGCCGAAGCAAAACATCACGATAGAGGGCACCCTGAACCCTGACCTGACTGCGTGAGTGAAAGAATTACTGAAGCTGTTTGGCAGCTGACATCTGTCACATGATGATAGTATTGTTCAGCACCAACTCAGCATAATACAAAGAGGAATTCTACGCCATTGCACATTTTCAGCTGTCATCCATTAAACCTACATCTACACTGAGGGGCAAACAATCACACGCATACCCACGATGCAGAAGGAGTAGacttagtttgttgcacttattgtattcgtattagtttgtttctgcactgtgcttttgctctggtttatgctcttagatgcttgtttaagaaaggagatgcacttatgacttctggtgactagtaattctcttgaatacctatgttgaatacgcttattgtaagtcgctttggagaaaaccgtctgctaaatgactgtaatgtaatgtaatgtagtgtagtgtgaGGTAACTGTGATCAGAAAGTTCATAATCATACAGCCTGATCATTTGCTGTCAGCTTGaagtgcatatgtgtgtgtgtgtgtgtgtgtgtgtgtgtgtgtgtgtgtgtgtgtgtgtgtgtgtgtgtgtgtgtgtgtgtgtgtgacagagagaaagagttcaCCTGATCCAACCCTTGTAGAATCTGCATCATCTCCTCCGTGGTGACCAGCTTTGCCTTCTCCAGAGCCTTCACGTAAGCCTTGCTCCCTCGGATGTCAGCGTCCCACATCCTCTGGTCATAGGCGATGGACGCGTTGAACTTCGCCATCGTGGGGTCAGTGTCTCCCACGAAGCGACCTCCCCAAAGTTTACTCCCCTGACGAGCAGGAGAGACAGCAGCGGGATGTGAGCACACTGATGCACTGACACAATACAGTATGAAACGTGTATATCGGTGTACAATGTTTGACAGCTGGCTTTATCGATCAGCTGGctgttaaaactaaaacaacaacaacaacaacaacaacacaggcaTGTGCCGGTGGTCGGGGTTCCTCGAGC from Anoplopoma fimbria isolate UVic2021 breed Golden Eagle Sablefish chromosome 24, Afim_UVic_2022, whole genome shotgun sequence includes the following:
- the asl gene encoding argininosuccinate lyase, whose amino-acid sequence is MATNTEGSKLWGGRFVGDTDPTMAKFNASIAYDQRMWDADIRGSKAYVKALEKAKLVTTEEMMQILQGLDQISVEWSKGVFVIKPEDEDIHTANERRLKELISAPAGKLHTGRSRNDQVVTDMRLWLRDAISTLKDNALQLMSTMVERAAAEIDVLFPGYTHMQRAQPIRWSHWILSHAVALSRDVDRLLEIKKRVNVLPLGSGAIAGTPFDIDRELLRKELEFESVSLNSMDATGQRDFVAEFLFWASLCLTHLSKMAEDLMLYSTKEFSFISLSDAYSTGSSLMPQKKNADSLELIRSKAGRCFGNCAGFMMTLKGLPSTYNKDLQEDKEAMFDCYDTVHAVLQVTTGVMSTLKINQSVMEAALSPDMLATDLAYYLVRKGVPFREAHGISGKAVFAAESKNIALNQLTMADLTAVSPLFGGDVSSVWDYRSSVEQYSAPGGTAKSSVAAQVEHLRNWLQKQTQ